A genomic window from Pirellulales bacterium includes:
- a CDS encoding HAD hydrolase family protein has protein sequence MKLSERCQSIELILSDVDGVLTDGGVTFDNKGIELKRFHIRDGSGIKLWQRAGGRFGLITGRTSHIVEVRAAELGIEIVRQGTDNKVTAAQEVMAELRLKPEQVCYVGDDLPDLPVLRRVGLGVAVGDACLELRDEAHLVTRAVGGSGAIREVIETVLKQQQRWSDLVQIYYT, from the coding sequence ATGAAACTGAGCGAACGCTGCCAATCGATTGAATTGATCCTGTCCGACGTCGACGGCGTGCTCACCGATGGTGGCGTGACCTTCGACAACAAGGGAATTGAGCTCAAGCGGTTTCACATTCGCGACGGCTCCGGCATCAAGCTGTGGCAGCGCGCCGGCGGACGCTTTGGGCTAATTACCGGTCGCACCTCGCACATCGTCGAGGTACGGGCGGCGGAGCTGGGCATCGAAATCGTGCGGCAAGGGACAGACAACAAAGTGACCGCGGCGCAGGAAGTAATGGCTGAGCTAAGGCTGAAACCCGAACAGGTGTGCTATGTCGGCGACGATCTGCCCGATCTACCGGTGCTGCGCCGTGTCGGTTTAGGTGTGGCCGTCGGCGATGCCTGTCTCGAACTACGTGACGAAGCCCATTTAGTCACCCGCGCGGTGGGAGGCTCGGGCGCCATTCGTGAAGTCATCGAAACCGTGCTCAAGCAACAGCAACGTTGGTCCGATTTGGTTCAGATTTATTACACGTAA
- a CDS encoding DoxX family protein, whose protein sequence is MVPSKKQRITGWVLSGLTAAFLIVASAMGKFTEWEGKEKMFDQMGFDTDLMFKIGILEVVLAIIYLIPRTSFIGAVLLTGYLGGAVVTHLRVGEPFFFPIIIGVVMWLGCAFRRPEVFALAAGKTGSCDRTPASY, encoded by the coding sequence ATGGTTCCGTCCAAGAAGCAACGCATTACCGGCTGGGTGCTCAGCGGCCTCACCGCCGCCTTCCTGATCGTCGCTAGCGCTATGGGCAAGTTCACCGAATGGGAAGGCAAGGAGAAGATGTTCGACCAGATGGGCTTCGACACCGACTTGATGTTCAAGATCGGGATCCTGGAAGTCGTGCTGGCGATCATTTATTTGATCCCCAGAACCTCCTTCATTGGCGCCGTCCTGCTGACCGGCTATCTCGGCGGCGCCGTGGTCACGCACTTGCGCGTCGGCGAACCGTTCTTCTTCCCCATCATCATCGGCGTCGTCATGTGGCTCGGCTGCGCTTTTCGCCGCCCAGAGGTCTTCGCGCTCGCCGCTGGCAAGACAGGAAGTTGCGATCGCACGCCAGCATCGTACTGA
- a CDS encoding VOC family protein has translation MIRQKIKTFLWYDRSAEEAANFYCSLFKDSQVNKVTRYPKGAPAPEGTAMTVEFQLAGIEFVALNGGPHFKFTEAISLSVDCESQAEVDHLWSSLTQGGQPSQCGWLKDRYGLSWQIVPRALPELLASKDAAKSGRVMQAMLQMSKIDIAELQRAADGN, from the coding sequence ATGATCCGTCAGAAAATCAAGACGTTTCTTTGGTACGACCGAAGCGCCGAAGAAGCCGCGAATTTCTATTGCTCGCTCTTCAAGGACTCGCAGGTAAACAAAGTCACTCGCTACCCCAAGGGCGCCCCGGCGCCGGAGGGAACCGCGATGACCGTTGAGTTTCAACTGGCGGGCATCGAGTTCGTGGCGCTCAACGGGGGACCGCATTTCAAGTTCACCGAGGCCATCTCGCTGTCGGTCGACTGCGAATCGCAAGCAGAGGTCGATCATCTCTGGAGCAGTCTGACGCAAGGCGGGCAACCGAGTCAGTGTGGTTGGCTCAAAGATCGTTACGGCCTCTCCTGGCAAATTGTCCCCCGTGCCCTGCCAGAACTGCTTGCCAGCAAGGACGCGGCCAAGTCGGGTCGGGTGATGCAGGCCATGTTGCAAATGTCCAAGATCGACATCGCGGAGCTACAGCGCGCCGCCGACGGCAACTAA
- a CDS encoding ketose-bisphosphate aldolase: MIVTTRELFDQAYGKYAVGAYNINNLEQTVGLFRGNLGKRNANEEPVDAKLAAPFIIQISRGARAFTDKRFLEGIIRAAEEIFPEAIFAVHLDHGTEEVCYECIDSGFYSSVMIDASHESFDKNIEITRRVADRAHERGLSVEAELGMLGGVEEDIHVEEEHACLTDPDQAVEFVGRSGCDSLAVAIGTSHGAYKFKGSQGLHFDRIEQIQKLLPGFPLVMHGASSVPKEWVDRVNRAGGQLPDTSGVAEDQYLPAAKLGVTKVNIDTDGRLIWCAVYRESFRDKPGDFDPRTPGKPFMAEYAGFIIHKNQKLGSAGQLKGVRAALSGQPV, translated from the coding sequence ATGATCGTCACGACACGCGAATTGTTCGACCAGGCTTATGGAAAATACGCCGTTGGAGCGTACAACATCAACAACTTGGAACAGACGGTTGGCCTGTTTCGAGGCAATCTGGGCAAACGCAACGCGAACGAAGAACCGGTCGACGCCAAGCTGGCGGCGCCGTTTATTATCCAAATTTCCCGAGGCGCCCGGGCGTTCACGGACAAGCGATTTTTGGAGGGCATTATCCGGGCGGCCGAGGAGATATTTCCCGAGGCGATCTTTGCGGTGCATCTCGATCATGGCACGGAGGAAGTGTGCTACGAATGCATTGACAGCGGTTTCTACTCTTCGGTGATGATCGACGCTTCGCACGAGTCGTTCGACAAGAACATTGAGATCACTCGCCGTGTTGCGGACCGGGCGCATGAGCGGGGGCTGTCGGTCGAAGCCGAATTGGGCATGCTCGGCGGCGTGGAAGAAGACATTCACGTCGAAGAGGAGCACGCCTGCCTGACCGATCCCGATCAGGCCGTGGAGTTTGTCGGGCGCTCTGGCTGCGACTCGCTGGCCGTGGCGATCGGCACATCGCATGGCGCGTACAAGTTCAAGGGCAGCCAGGGATTGCACTTTGATCGCATCGAGCAGATACAAAAGCTGCTGCCCGGCTTTCCGCTGGTGATGCACGGCGCCAGCAGCGTGCCGAAGGAATGGGTCGATCGCGTCAATCGCGCGGGCGGCCAATTGCCCGACACGAGCGGAGTTGCGGAAGATCAATATCTGCCCGCCGCGAAGCTGGGAGTGACCAAGGTGAACATCGACACCGATGGTCGTTTGATCTGGTGCGCGGTGTATCGCGAGTCGTTCCGCGACAAGCCGGGCGACTTCGATCCGCGCACGCCGGGCAAGCCATTCATGGCGGAATACGCCGGCTTCATCATTCACAAAAACCAAAAGTTGGGATCTGCGGGCCAACTGAAGGGTGTGCGCGCCGCATTGTCGGGTCAGCCAGTTTAG
- a CDS encoding dihydrodipicolinate synthase family protein: protein MSAAPRLQGIFTPNLVPFDARGQINERELRRYTDWLIAKGVHGLYPNGSTGEFTRFTPEERRRIIAIMADQAAGRVPILAGAAEANVQETIAACEYYHSLGVRAVAIVSPYYYKLSPASVYAYFKQIADHSPIDITLYNIPMFASPIDVPTVRRLAEECPRVVAIKDSSGDIPHMIRMIQAVRPHRPEFSFLTGWDAALMPMLLIGCDGGTNATSGIVPELTRKLYDLTIARRIDEALDLQYRLVTLFDTMIYSADFPEGFRAALKLRGFDTGVGRQPLSVDQQIDLATLSDTLQCLLAEQGFTDEPVGGCLTRSAPSGAKSPSADVGRIVEAVVAELSRRGLA, encoded by the coding sequence ATGTCTGCCGCACCCCGACTGCAAGGCATCTTCACGCCTAATTTGGTCCCGTTCGACGCGCGCGGCCAGATCAACGAACGCGAACTGCGCCGCTACACCGATTGGCTGATCGCCAAAGGGGTGCATGGACTATACCCCAACGGCTCGACAGGCGAGTTCACTCGCTTCACCCCCGAAGAACGCCGCCGCATTATTGCCATCATGGCCGACCAGGCCGCCGGACGTGTCCCCATTCTCGCCGGCGCCGCCGAGGCCAACGTCCAGGAGACGATCGCCGCCTGCGAGTATTACCACTCGCTCGGCGTGCGGGCGGTGGCCATCGTCTCTCCGTATTACTACAAGCTGAGCCCGGCGAGCGTTTACGCCTACTTCAAACAGATCGCCGATCATTCTCCGATCGACATCACGCTCTACAACATTCCGATGTTCGCTTCGCCGATCGATGTTCCCACGGTACGCCGACTTGCCGAGGAATGTCCTCGCGTGGTGGCCATCAAAGATTCGTCGGGCGACATCCCGCACATGATTCGCATGATCCAGGCGGTGCGCCCCCATCGCCCTGAGTTCAGCTTTCTCACCGGCTGGGACGCCGCGCTCATGCCAATGTTGCTGATCGGTTGCGACGGCGGCACCAACGCCACCAGCGGCATCGTGCCAGAACTGACTCGCAAACTCTACGATCTCACCATCGCTCGGCGCATCGACGAGGCCCTCGATCTCCAGTACCGGCTGGTGACGCTCTTCGACACCATGATCTACTCGGCCGACTTTCCAGAAGGTTTTCGCGCGGCGCTCAAGCTCCGCGGCTTCGATACCGGCGTCGGCAGGCAACCGCTGTCGGTCGATCAGCAAATCGATCTGGCGACCCTTTCCGATACGCTGCAATGCCTGCTGGCCGAGCAAGGCTTTACCGACGAACCCGTCGGCGGCTGCCTCACTCGATCGGCCCCCAGCGGCGCTAAGTCGCCGTCCGCCGACGTGGGTCGCATCGTCGAGGCGGTCGTGGCAGAACTCTCCCGCCGCGGCTTGGCCTAG
- a CDS encoding KpsF/GutQ family sugar-phosphate isomerase: MSTSALAATGPLSPFEQIRYAREIIHIESQTLTQLATRVGTDFCRAVDCLFECRGSVIVSGIGKAGLIGQKIAATLSSTGTRSHFLHPAEAMHGDLGRIHRDDLLLILSQSGETEEVTRLLPSLRDFGVVTIALTARSTSTLGRAATVVLELGPLKEACSLGLAPSTSTAAMLAMGDALALVTSRMRNFGREDFARFHPGGSLGRQLSRVQDIMRPLEECRLASDALSVRQVYVELCRPGRRPGAIMLVGEAGQLTGLFTDSDLARLFEHRRDDAFDRPVAAVMTAQPRTVRVDSRTVDAVEIMAERKISELPVVDSLGQPCGLIDITDVVGLMPEGT, translated from the coding sequence ATGAGCACTAGCGCCCTGGCCGCGACTGGCCCGCTCAGCCCCTTTGAGCAAATTCGCTACGCGCGCGAGATTATCCACATCGAGTCGCAAACTTTGACTCAATTGGCCACGCGCGTGGGTACCGATTTCTGCCGTGCGGTCGATTGCCTGTTCGAGTGTCGCGGCAGCGTCATCGTCAGCGGCATCGGCAAGGCGGGACTGATTGGCCAAAAGATCGCGGCCACACTATCGTCCACCGGCACGCGTTCGCACTTTCTGCATCCGGCCGAAGCCATGCACGGCGATCTCGGCCGCATTCATCGCGATGATTTATTGCTCATCCTCTCGCAAAGCGGCGAGACCGAGGAAGTCACTCGCCTGCTGCCGTCGCTCCGCGATTTTGGCGTGGTGACCATCGCGCTCACCGCGCGCTCCACCAGCACGCTGGGACGCGCCGCGACCGTCGTGCTCGAACTGGGGCCGCTCAAAGAGGCCTGCTCCCTCGGCCTGGCGCCTAGCACCAGCACCGCCGCCATGCTGGCGATGGGCGACGCGCTGGCGCTCGTGACCAGTCGCATGCGCAACTTCGGTCGCGAGGATTTTGCCCGCTTTCATCCCGGCGGCAGTTTGGGACGCCAACTCAGCCGCGTGCAAGATATCATGCGGCCGCTCGAAGAATGTCGTCTGGCGAGCGACGCGCTGTCGGTGCGCCAAGTCTATGTCGAACTGTGCCGCCCTGGCCGCCGCCCGGGAGCGATCATGCTGGTAGGCGAGGCAGGCCAGCTAACCGGTCTCTTCACCGACAGCGATTTGGCGCGACTGTTCGAGCACCGCCGCGACGACGCCTTCGATCGACCCGTCGCTGCGGTGATGACTGCACAGCCGCGCACGGTGCGCGTCGATTCGCGAACCGTCGACGCCGTGGAAATCATGGCCGAAAGAAAAATCAGCGAACTGCCCGTCGTCGACTCGCTCGGTCAACCATGCGGATTGATCGACATCACCGATGTCGTTGGCCTGATGCCCGAGGGAACCTGA